The genomic region GTACGATCCTTTTTAGGAGCCGTGAATTATTACGGGAAGTTCGTTCCAAAGATGAGAGACCTTCGGTACCCTCTGGATGTGCTGCTGAAAAACGAGTCACAATTTGAATGGACACGCGAGTGCGAAGATGCCTTTCGGAAATTTAAAGAGATACTGGCCTCCGACCTGCTCCTGACGCATTACGACCCCAACGCGGAAATAGTGGTTTCTGCGGATGCTTCGTCGGTTGGTCTAGGCGCAACGATCAGCCATAAATTTGCTGATGGATCGATGAAGGTGGTGCAGCATGCTTCACGAGCCCTAACGAAGGCAGAAGCAGGGTACAGTCAGATCGATCGTGAAGGTCTAGCGATCATTTTTGCCGTTAAGAAATTCCATAAAATGCTGTACGGACGCCATTTCCGGTTGCAGACGGATCATCGACCACTGTTGCGCATTTTCGGCTCCAACAAGGGTATACCTGTTTACACAGCCAACAGGTTACAGCGTTTTGCTCTGCAGCTTCAACTGTACGATTTTAGCATCGAATATGTTAAAACGGATCAATTTGGCAACGCGGACGTGCTCTCAAGGCTAATAAGGGAGCACGCAAAACCAGATCCAGAGTACATCATTGCAAGCGCTGAGTTGGAAGAGGACGTGAGTTCCGTTGTAATAAACTGTATTAACCTATTTCCGCTTCATTTTAGAGATGTCGCGAAGGCAACGGAATCCGACCCGGTACTGCGGCAAGTAACAAAATACATTATGGAAGGTTGGCCGCGAGACAAATCATACGGCGAAGATTTGGCTCGCTTTTTCCACAGAAGCGAGGCCTTATCCACGTTCCGGGGAAGTATTTTGTTCGGGGAGAGGGTGGTCATCCCAAGAAAGCTACAGCGGCGTTGCTTGGAGCAGCTGCACGAAGGACATCCAGGGATCCAAAGGATGAAGGCGGTGGCTCGCAGTTATGTGTACTGGCCAAGCATCGATAGAGACATTGCCGAGTACGTGAAAACATGCCACGCCTGTGCAGTAGCATCGAAGTCCTCCCCGCGTGAGAAACCCGTTTCCTGGCCAGCTACCAAGAAGCCCTGGGAGCGCATCCACATCGATTATGCCGGTCCAGTTGACGGTGATTACTTTTTGGTAATGGTTGATGCGCATACAAAGTGGCCAGAGGTGGTAAGGACGCGTAGCACTACGACAAAGGCTACTATTGCGATGATGCGGGGCATCTTCGCAAGATTTGGCTATCCCGAAACGTTGGTCAGCGATAATGGGCCCCAGTTCGTATCGTCCGAGTTTGAGGATTACTGTTGTAGAAACGGCATAGACCACGTGAAAACCGCGCCGTTTCATCCTCAATCGAATGGGCAAGCTGAGCGTTTCGTGGACacgctaaaaagaaaaatgcaaaagatcCACGAAGGTGGAGCCACACGAGAGGAATCACTCGATATTTTCCTTGCATCTTATCGGATGACTCCCAACCCGGTTGTAAGAAATGGCCAAACTCCGGCGGAGGCTATGCTGGGGCGAAAGGTTCGGACCGCCCTAGAACTATTGAAACCTCCCTCCGCAGAAAAGGAAGCACCGCCAGTGGGCGATAAACGGTTCGGTAGCGGTGACGCCGTTTATACCAAGATGTATGCTAGAAACTCTTGGCGGTGGGTTCCAGCACGGATTGTACGAGAACTAGGTACGGTGATGTTCGAGGTGGAGACCGAGGATCGCAAGGTGCATCGACGTCACCTGAATCAGCTTAGAGAGCGCGGTGCTGCCACGCCAATTAATGCACCTAGTAATACCGTAGAGCCGAACCGATTGCCGTTGGATTTGCTCATCGATCCGGCGCCGCAGGAAACAAGGCCGATTTCTCCTGCAGGGCAGCAAATCAACACATCGGGTACGGTTGCATCTCCACGTCCAGTCCCTTTCGTGACTAGCAGACGACGGCAGCCGATACAAGAGCCACGCCGGTCTTCTAGGCCTAGAAGACCCCCACGTAGGCTCGACGAGTATCGTCTCAATTAAAAGGGGGAGATGTTGTGATAGGACCTGACCCGATGGATAAGCTTTGGGCCACTCACTGATAACTCGCCGTTATCAGCTGATGTGGGTTCCTGCTATCCATCGGGGTCAATGCGCAGCGTCCGTCGATCAGTTGCCTTCGACTGGGGATCGCTAGAGCATCGGGCACGGACGAGCCGCGCGAGGCGTCCGTTTTATGTATCGTCAATTACCGTTAAGTTTTAGGCCAAGGAcctctgtttttaaagtgtacgtGATCGTCATAGTAAATATAGTTCTAATGGTTAATTATGTAATTTATGTGTGCTGATTGAAAAGACCAGAGCTACACGAAAGAACATAAAAGAAGAGAAGTTCGTTCTCCCGGTTGGGGCAAGTTTCACGCAGCCCGGCGGGGCCAAGTTCGACATACTGCCAAGAAGACGAAGTCTTTCTTCCCATCTTgtcggacaaaactgttgaaatggcctcctcagagcccggagattaagaatttgtgggcagttctcgatgccagggtggacaaaactgatgtatcgaataaaaacgacaattttgaagctctaatgcgcgcttgagaagaataaaatccccaaaaactaaaaatcctagtagaaagcatgccaaagcgcagcaggttctaaaagctaaaagagaacacataaaatatcaaaatgcatttattatttcttatttttatgtataataatgaataactgaagtgggcactttttcttgtcacggtttttttagatactttttttattatttttttctcaaaatcaaaatatgtttgttttcgcttactcattagtggatcttatatgaaatatgttaatcaatatacgaaaaatacttgcagtatatttagttggattgagaaaaaaatattgagcgaaaatcaagaaaattcgaagtgggcactttttcctgccgggcACTGtacatgtacaaatcggtggaaagaatcaaaaattatttacaaatttgttatttcagcagaaaatacctTGAAGGTATCTGTGTCTAAATtccattcaaatgtttatttcataaaataagaaTCGaggtaaaatatttgttgtatcaagttgtttgccttcaaaagacctttcatttgaggtgtatgttgctgaaattgacctaggcactaaaaagttattagcaATTTGGCTATTTCAGTTATTATTTCAAGCTGCGACCAAGTTTTTGAAGCCAACATGGCGCGCGCAGCTTTAtgctagtggtgggtaaaccgAATctccaaatccgaatcccaatccaagaaacagtcggtccaagcagcggatagtgttccTTTGGAACTGTGGTCTTTGTgtgcaaaattttgaaatgccTGGTACCAGcgtatttgggggaaaggatagtaGTTAGGACTCACACTCCTAATGTCGGTGAGCCAAGACTTCCCGGCTATCTGTCTGGGAACGCTCGAAGTTCGTTGTTTTTAGGAggacaatggtacaacaggatgccaAGAAAGATTAAACAAGCGTGAAATCTTagggagttcaaacgcctatgtGCCGTATGCGTGAAGCGGGTAGTCTGACGATgtgcttgcaatgcatttagtaaatgttgtagtttttgagcccgtagtattgcatttgtcaacatggtctttgacgatgatgatgatgagtaaaaaaatgaacagggactttttatttttattatttaatttaactgaatagaatgaatgagtctacataattttgagacacgcgcgcgtaaacgaggacaattggtggtcatggctgtacgaaaagaactaatagtatctacacatctcgctgtagttgggtccctttctgttcttgatagtCGCACCACATTATAAACTAATGGTAATTGGCGGGgggaactacaaacagagcagaaatatCCTCTTacactccggaaagtggtgccTCGTAaaccttgggggactcggcAATTTACCTTTCGTCCATGGGAAGGAACACAAATATACTTTCGTGCCTCTCAAtcctatgtaggggtaagcggtgggactcatcatcatcttcatgtaaacaaatcaatgttggtctggaaattgtttatcctaatctgaatccccaGAATCCGATTTAGaattcggtaaaaatggtctggtcctgatgaaatgggtttggttgggtagaacaactcggataatagacattctactgtatttctttgtaaaaaataggttccaggaatttttttacagcaaaacttgcaaatcgcgctaaaaactcaatctatgtccattggacattctacccagcgttcgatttgagtaaatttaaatcaattacattgtctctagatcgactagttatgtgactaattcgactcaaatcattgtgagtcgattcaaacagtttaggatcaagtcagaatcgaatcttcttcttcttctttcgatatgcgagtcggggtatatcctcctacgctaagtcgaacaatttgttcccttacacgtaatcagaggcgtaccgactctgtccgaactcctatgaaggggctcgtcctttaggaccggctataatagccatatgtccacccgccgtccacgggagggataattccttccgttgtcaggacacaagaactcgtggtccgcttgattgactcaaacagcacgagatgtgcggcagctaggatttttctgacctgagctccagctcggcgtcaccacgcggtcgtgccgtaaccttacttttccgctaactaCTTCAGGAAACTTAtgcactgctaacatccgctctgatgcactaccgaactggaactgagaatcgaatcaaatcgagtaccaaacaaatcaaaacagattcgagtcctaaacaaatcaaatcagattcgaatcccaaacaaatcaaaacagattcgaatcccaaacaaatcaaatctgattcgagtcctaatcgaatcaaatctttagaatccgtcaaaagggattcgaatctttagaatccgtcaattgggattcgaatccgtcaaatgggattcgaatctttagaacccctctagggatcgaatcttcgaatcttccgagtcccgattctgccaacactagaaAGGATcagagaaaataaacaacacactTCTTGTAGAACGCAGAGGGCAATCTAATGGTAAATAGCATTTTAAGGCAATAGTTTAATGTTTCACTCAACTTACTAATGTTTGCCGATAGATTTCAGCAACAGCATGAACATACCGATAAAGGTGTTGGTGCGAATTGCACCAGCAACGCTCGGCCAGGCGGACAACAAAACGTCCACCCAAACGATAAACCACCACGCGCAAAACCAGGAAGAAGATGAAAACTGTCTCAAATGCGCCGGAGGGCGAACGTTTCGCTTTTCACACATCTTCCACGAACCGATCAGCAATCAGGACTTGTACTTTGAATCGATAGCTGGTTTGAAGGAATCGGTTCTCGAAGGATATGACTTCTCTGTCGTCACTTACGGTGCCAGAGGGACGGGCAAAACGTTCACCCTTTACGGTTGTATGAATGACAATCGCACAGCAACGAACGACGGTATTGTGCTTTGGTTTGTGCGCGATCTGTTCTGCCGTCTGAAGGCACATCCGGAGCGAATGTTTTCGATAAGCATCGCATGGAGCGAGATTACCGCCGAGGGGGACGTAATCGACGTGCTGGAAAACGCGGCCATGGTACAGTGTTTCTCGGCGGAAGACACCTACGCACTGCTGGGGTTCGGTTTACAGCGCCGTAATGAGGAAAACCATAGTATTCTCAGCCTCGTGCTGGAACAACAGTGGACCTCCGTAGGAGGCCTTAACCAACATCGCCAGTCGACGGTCAGCTTTTGCGATCTGTGCGGCACGGATCGAGAAATGATCGATGGGGAACTGGTACCGGCAGATAACGGCTTGCGCAAGCTAGAGGACATCGTTATTCATCGTAACGAGCAGTATAACGATTCCGTACTAACGGCCTTTTTGAAGGACTCGTTTGGTGGTCGGGCGCAAACCCTACTCCTGCTGTGCGCTACATCGTCTACCATCGCCGAATCGGAAAGCACACTGCGGGATTTCGAATTTGGCGAGCGTGCGGAGGAAATCGTAAACCATGTCGTGATGAACACGTTTTCCGACAACAACGTGCCGATTGTATCTCTCAACGAGGAGATCGGTGGCACGAACGCCAACCTGGACGGACTCTATTTTGCCTCCCAGCAGTGGGCGAAACTGTTGAAAAATGCCGAATGTTTATTCACCAAGCTGTTCAGCACGTGCGAGCTGAACCAAACGGAGCGAAGTCAGATCGAGGAGTGGCTCTACCTGAAGGCGGAGTGTGACGATTGTTTCAGCTCTACCGACATCAGTATTCCGGCTGGTACGCAACCGGCCCGCGCCTGTCTTGGCCCCATCGAGGAAATCGACGAGGTCGAAGACACGAGTAACACGCTGCACGGCAGCGGCAAGGAACACGCCTTTCCGTCGGATAATGAAAGTGATTCCGATATCGGTACGCATCTGACCGACGTCAGTGACCGTATCCAGGGCTACATCAAAGCGTTCCAAATGAAAACGAACACCTTGATCATGGAAAAGTATcaggatttttttcaaacacatccactTGCGGTGGCGACAGCGGAAGAGCAAGTGCAGAACGATCGTCCAGCTGATGGTACGACGGTCGGGAATGGTGCCGGTGCGGGCGCATTCCACAATCCAGCCCGCAGAAAATCTATTTTCGACAGTGAAACAGTCAGCAGCACCGAGCTGGCTCTTATGCTGCCATTGAAAGCGGAATCACAACCGGCCGTGGCGACGGCCATGGATAAAAAGATCGACACGCTTAGCAGCAATTTGCGCATCTGCCAGGCGAGCATCGAATCGTTGCACGCGCAGATCGAAGAAATCCGCCGAACGATCGCGCTCAAGCAAAAGTACATCACCGATCTGATCGAAAACAGCGAGACGCGCTCGGTGGCAAAGTCACGATTTAGCAAGAAAAAGCACAAGCTGGAGGCGGATTACGAGAAGGCTAAAAAGCAGCTCCGTAAGGCAGTCGTCAATGGGACGGATAAGGAAGAAATCAACCGACTGAAAAGCCAAACGTCTCACCTCGAGCAGCGTTTGAAGGACCTGGAGTCGATCGGGTTCATAGCGGGCGAATCGGGCcacaaaaagaagaagctGCAGCAATCGATCAAGGACTCGCAGAAGCAGCTGGACGTGCTGCAGCGCATGCTGAAAAAGGAACTCGACCGCAAGGAGACGCTTGAACGAGAGCTGGAAGCAGCTCAGAAGGAGTCGCGTGTGGCTCGCTCGAATAGCAACAACACCAGTGCGGGGGCGTTGCAGGAGCTTACGACAGAGAGCAAGAGCAAAATTCGCAACATGAACGAACGCATCTCGCACATCGAGCACGTGTTGAAGGAAAAGTCGAGCAATCTCAAGAAGTACGTCAACAAAAAGAGCTCGGAGAAGGAATCGCTGCGGTGCGAAATTCGTAATCTGCGCCGAACGCGCGACCATCTGGTCGAGCAGCGGTGCCAGCTAGATCGGAAGCTGCGCGAAGAGAAAATGCCCTCGTTTGATGAGGAGCGGAAACTGGTTGAGTGTGACGAGGCTATCGAAGCGATCGACGCGGCGATCGAGATGAAGAACGAGCTGATCTGTGGCCGTCGCAGTATCGACACGGACGAGAGCCTGCAGCGTGAAAAGGGTGAACAGATGCTAATGGCACGGCTTAACAAGCTGTCACCGGATGAAATGCGCACACTGCTGTACAAGTACTTCCAGAAGGTGGTGGATTTGAAGGAGGCTAGCCGCAAGCTGGAGCTACAGTTCATCGCACTCGAACGGGAAAAGGACGCCTGGGAGTGGCAGGAGAAGATACTCACCAACACTATTCGTCAAACGCGCCTGGAGAAGGAGCGATCGATCGTGGCTCTCCAGAAGCAACACGAGACTAAACTGAACCTGATGCTGCGCCATTTCGCAGCCGACACATCAGCATCGATTTCGAGCACGATCCCGGATAATGCGCTTCCGCCGTACCACACGCAAACTGCCGAGTTAGTGCTGGGATCTGGATCCACCCgttaccatcaccatcacacGGTGCAGTACGAATCGGACGGCGGTAGCAGCAGTGAGCCACTGCTAGCCGGGCACACTTCCAAGCAGCTCGCACACTACAAGGCACAGCACAGCGCAGCAACAGTTCCCGTATCGGGGGCAGGGGCCGGTACGACATCGGCCCTCCTTacccatcatcaccatcacggcATTGGCGGAACGACAGCACCGATCGTGGTACCGCTTGTGGAAAAGGACCACCGGCCAAAGAGTAAACTGTTTTCCAAGCTGCAGGTACTGTCGCGCTACCATGGCAGTGATAAGCGAAAAATTTTCCAGGCGGACATTCCGCAGCAGAATCTCAAACAGCTGCAGGGCGCATCGAGGCCCTCGCTGACGAAAGTAACGCgtgaaaagaacaaaattatCATCCAAAGCGATGGTGGTAACAAGTGAATCTTACATCGACGGACTCTCTAAAACAGGAATATTTTACAAGTACCGGAGAACGGTGTCATCGTTTCTGTGTTAGTTTGTGCAAATGTTAGGACCCTACGTTTAAATACGGTGTAGAATATACACACGGTAAAAACACGTTATACAGTATATTCACCAGAAATTCTTCATGCACCACACATTGACAAACTGATGCATTTACTTAATGGCAAATAGAGTGAgttaagtgaaaataaaatcatagtttaattcaatcaattaTGTGGGGTACaaaaaatggagaaagaaACACAATATGATATTTTGGAAGATATAGGGGAAACATATGTGGCAAGATGCCCGGAAAAATGTACAGACATGTTTTTGGTAGAATTAggcagtttaaaaaaaaactataagtAACAGGATATGATGATATAATGCATCCTATGTGAATTGCACGGCTCTGCAAAAGgtttaaacaagaaaaaaggataaagCTCATTATTATTTACGCATGAAATCACGAAAGCTTTCCGATAGTTTAAGCTGTAACAAGTGTTGGAAGCACATTTGACTAAATTTCTAGGAAAACTTTCCATTGCCATGGAATTATGGACACTAAAAATATCATACCACCGTAGATAGCTTTAATTTAACATTATCTACGGGGTTCGTCGTGCTCCATTATCCTGGCCATTTTTccatacaatttaaaatgtcGCTTGGAAAAGAATACTCCTTAAAATCTTCGTTTTAATAACTGAGAGATTTAACGTcgtgttattattttttggtaGTAGAAGAGAGGATAGAGAATCGATCTTTAATAATTTGGGGGATTCGCCATGCCCTTAGAGTTATGTTATCTCGTGTGGCAACGACATGAAAGAGCCATTTCTCAAGAATGGTAGCTGGAATTGTCCGGTCATCCATATTCTTTGGCCTGTGAAGGCAGCCCAAACCTTTGTTCCCTTAAAACTAATGACTGGTAGGAATTATAAACTCGGCAAGGACTTTGAAGTCTTTAGTGGTTCGATAACGCGTAAGCTGATGGATTGAACTTGCCACATGTCGTCAGTTTTTTTCCTTGAAAGACATCTGTAAGACAAGCTACCTCAAACTGAGAGCATTCCGTGTTGCACTCCAAGCACCAAGCTGCactttgcctttttttgtcaaaaagttGAATGATCAAATGCTTATAAAACCCATATCTTGTGAATTTTTTGGTTCACGAACTatggttttaaaaacataataagTAAATAATCTAAAGTTAACAAAAATACTTTATTCAACATTATTCTAATGATTTCTTGCATTATTTGACGGtattttatatattatttATAGACGATATTTTATATATTGATACTTTTGATGTACTTTTTCGCTTTATATCACACTGGTAGTAGCCATTGGTAGTAGTTCCTCTAAACACCTTGCTGCTACCGAAGCTCTGGTACGTCTCTTCCGTTTGTGGCGTCCGAGCGCTGGACATAGCAAAGGTGTTTCACCTGATGAGTTCCCTTCTCTGGAGCGGCGCCGGGGGCCTGCGTGTGCCGCTGAGTCAAATGGCGCTTCGACCTCAGCGCGATTGGACTACTCATACCAGCAGTGTCATTACCAGCATTCATCAAGCAGATACGTCACCGACACAAGTTGCCAGCGGCTGGGAGAGCAGCACATCAGCAAGCGCTGGAAACCCCCCGGATTGGGTGAATGCTCCGTCCAACTATCCATGCCAGAGGATCGTTCACATTTACGGGGCTATACTGGCCAACACTGACTGGAATGAGCACCAGCACGCCCATCATGATACTTCGTTACTTCGCCAACTATAGCATCCACATCGTTAGAAACAACAATCGTGTGATTGATCTTGATGTTCTCGCGTGTGCTTTGTCTTCATAAGAAGACAGTAACAATCAC from Anopheles coustani chromosome 3, idAnoCousDA_361_x.2, whole genome shotgun sequence harbors:
- the LOC131261457 gene encoding kinesin-like protein costa, which produces MNIPIKVLVRIAPATLGQADNKTSTQTINHHAQNQEEDENCLKCAGGRTFRFSHIFHEPISNQDLYFESIAGLKESVLEGYDFSVVTYGARGTGKTFTLYGCMNDNRTATNDGIVLWFVRDLFCRLKAHPERMFSISIAWSEITAEGDVIDVLENAAMVQCFSAEDTYALLGFGLQRRNEENHSILSLVLEQQWTSVGGLNQHRQSTVSFCDLCGTDREMIDGELVPADNGLRKLEDIVIHRNEQYNDSVLTAFLKDSFGGRAQTLLLLCATSSTIAESESTLRDFEFGERAEEIVNHVVMNTFSDNNVPIVSLNEEIGGTNANLDGLYFASQQWAKLLKNAECLFTKLFSTCELNQTERSQIEEWLYLKAECDDCFSSTDISIPAGTQPARACLGPIEEIDEVEDTSNTLHGSGKEHAFPSDNESDSDIGTHLTDVSDRIQGYIKAFQMKTNTLIMEKYQDFFQTHPLAVATAEEQVQNDRPADGTTVGNGAGAGAFHNPARRKSIFDSETVSSTELALMLPLKAESQPAVATAMDKKIDTLSSNLRICQASIESLHAQIEEIRRTIALKQKYITDLIENSETRSVAKSRFSKKKHKLEADYEKAKKQLRKAVVNGTDKEEINRLKSQTSHLEQRLKDLESIGFIAGESGHKKKKLQQSIKDSQKQLDVLQRMLKKELDRKETLERELEAAQKESRVARSNSNNTSAGALQELTTESKSKIRNMNERISHIEHVLKEKSSNLKKYVNKKSSEKESLRCEIRNLRRTRDHLVEQRCQLDRKLREEKMPSFDEERKLVECDEAIEAIDAAIEMKNELICGRRSIDTDESLQREKGEQMLMARLNKLSPDEMRTLLYKYFQKVVDLKEASRKLELQFIALEREKDAWEWQEKILTNTIRQTRLEKERSIVALQKQHETKLNLMLRHFAADTSASISSTIPDNALPPYHTQTAELVLGSGSTRYHHHHTVQYESDGGSSSEPLLAGHTSKQLAHYKAQHSAATVPVSGAGAGTTSALLTHHHHHGIGGTTAPIVVPLVEKDHRPKSKLFSKLQVLSRYHGSDKRKIFQADIPQQNLKQLQGASRPSLTKVTREKNKIIIQSDGGNK
- the LOC131264599 gene encoding uncharacterized protein K02A2.6-like, with the protein product MQQQHQLFAQLLQQPKSASQPSQPTNSVPSNPEVIMDALSSSITEFRYEAESDVTFGAWFARYEDLFAQDASRLDDAAKVRLLIRKLGPAEYAREGFCNQQNGRRQRRKSKKWNRRTPVETRFVTINVCKVTQTRKFVDLLIGNEKVRMQLDTGSDITVVGRSAWDQLGRPTLKPVGVCARTASGSQLQLDGEFTARVTIGDRTKVIVIRVIPADLQLLGADAIEQFQLGSVPMDHFCNAISTEALKWESKFPKMFSESGLCTKANIQLRLKDNHRSVFCPKRPVAYAMQAIVEKELDRLQDLGVITRTDYSDWAAPIVVVRKQNGSIRICGDYSTGLNSALQSHEYPLPLPEDIFATLAQCQFFSKIDLSDAFLQVEINEQYRPLLTINTHRGLYHYNRLPPGIKIAPAAFQQLMDAMLAGLNRTSGYMDDVVVGGRTEREHDENLLNLFRRIEDYGFTIRAEKCAFKMTQIEYLGFIVDSQGLRPNPEKIAVIHELPAPRNVSEVRSFLGAVNYYGKFVPKMRDLRYPLDVLLKNESQFEWTRECEDAFRKFKEILASDLLLTHYDPNAEIVVSADASSVGLGATISHKFADGSMKVVQHASRALTKAEAGYSQIDREGLAIIFAVKKFHKMLYGRHFRLQTDHRPLLRIFGSNKGIPVYTANRLQRFALQLQLYDFSIEYVKTDQFGNADVLSRLIREHAKPDPEYIIASAELEEDVSSVVINCINLFPLHFRDVAKATESDPVLRQVTKYIMEGWPRDKSYGEDLARFFHRSEALSTFRGSILFGERVVIPRKLQRRCLEQLHEGHPGIQRMKAVARSYVYWPSIDRDIAEYVKTCHACAVASKSSPREKPVSWPATKKPWERIHIDYAGPVDGDYFLVMVDAHTKWPEVVRTRSTTTKATIAMMRGIFARFGYPETLVSDNGPQFVSSEFEDYCCRNGIDHVKTAPFHPQSNGQAERFVDTLKRKMQKIHEGGATREESLDIFLASYRMTPNPVVRNGQTPAEAMLGRKVRTALELLKPPSAEKEAPPVGDKRFGSGDAVYTKMYARNSWRWVPARIVRELGTVMFEVETEDRKVHRRHLNQLRERGAATPINAPSNTVEPNRLPLDLLIDPAPQETRPISPAGQQINTSGTVASPRPVPFVTSRRRQPIQEPRRSSRPRRPPRRLDEYRLN